One segment of Panicum virgatum strain AP13 chromosome 1K, P.virgatum_v5, whole genome shotgun sequence DNA contains the following:
- the LOC120657176 gene encoding uncharacterized protein LOC120657176, translated as MARSTRSAATERAYLHLAPPSPVARGVAVPVPPAAGAGEEFDESDIWGALAPSAAPAQAPAPRARPLPAAPPALAGGAGRAAHGSLPVNIPDWSKILGGEYRAHHAGSAAAAGDDWEVDDGDDEDAADAVIPPHELAWRRRAASLSAHEAGGAVGRTLKVRDAVWKRTTGFQD; from the coding sequence ATGGCGAGGAGCACGCGGTCGGCGGCCACGGAGCGTGCGTACCTCCAcctcgcgccgccgtccccggtggcgcgcggcgtggcggtgcccgtcccgcccgccgccggcgcgggcgaggagTTCGACGAGTCCGACATCTGGGGCGCGCTCGCCccgagcgccgcgccggcccaggcgccggcgccgcgggcccgcccgctcccggcggcgccgccggcgttggcgggcggcgccggccgggccgCGCACGGGTCCCTGCCAGTGAACATCCCGGACTGGTCCAAGATCCTGGGCGGCGAGTACCGGGCCCACCACGCGggctccgcggccgcggccggggacgaCTGGGAGgtggacgacggcgacgacgaggacgccgccgacgccgtgaTCCCGCCGCACGAGCTCGCgtggcggcgccgcgccgcgtcgcTGTCGGCGCACGAGGCGGGCGGGGCCGTCGGCAGGACGCTCAAGGTGCGGGACGCGGTGTGGAAGCGGACCACCGGGTTCCAGGACTGA